A genomic segment from Pelobates fuscus isolate aPelFus1 chromosome 7, aPelFus1.pri, whole genome shotgun sequence encodes:
- the POLR2F gene encoding DNA-directed RNA polymerases I, II, and III subunit RPABC2, with the protein MSDNEDNFDGEDFDDAEEDEGLDDLDNAEEEDRENVAILPAGEGQQANQKRITTNYMTKYERARVLGTRALQIAMCAPVMVELEGETDPLLIAMKELKARKIPIIIRRYLPDGSYEDWGVDELIITD; encoded by the exons ATGTCCGACAACGAGGACAA CTTTGATGGAGAGGATTTTGATGATGCAGAAGAGGATGAAGGACTTGATGATTTGGACAATGCAGAGGAG GAAGACCGGGAGAATGTTGCCATTCTACCTGCTGGAGAAGGCCAGCAAGCCAACCAGAAACGCATCACTACTAACTATATGACAAAATATGAGAGGGCACGTGTGCTGGGAACAAGAGCTCTGCAGATAGC GATGTGCGCCCCAGTCATGGTTGAGCTGGAAGGAGAAACAGACCCCCTGCTTATTGCTATGAAGGAGCTCAA AGCCAGAAAGATACCTATAATCATCAGACGCTACCTACCTGATGGCAGTTACGAAGATTGGGGAGTGGACGAACTCATCATAACAGACTAG